The genomic interval AAAAAAGATGAAAATGGTGTGCCAACTGAACCAGCAAGACCTGCTGCGGTATTTTCAGATGCATCAATCAGTAAAAATAATTTAACAGATTCATTTTTTGCAAAGCCAGTTAAGTAAGTATATTTGAAATTAATTGGTTTAATAAACCTTGAAATCAAGTTATGAAAAAAGTACTTTTAATATTACTGTTAGTAATTGCGGCTTCTTGTAAAAACGAAGCTAAAAAAGATGTCAAAAAAGAAACCATTTCTGAAGCTAAAATAGAAAAATTCCCAACAGAATTAGGCAAAGTTTTTGATGCTCATGGAGGAATCGATGCTTGGAGAAAAGGACAAGTATTGTCTTTTAATAAAGGAGAAGAAGTACATATTACAGATTTACATTCTCGTAAGATTGTTGTGAATACACCAGAATACTCTTTAGGTTTTGATGGTAGAGATATTTGGTCTTTAGAAGAAGTAGAAGGCAGTTTAAAAAGAGATCCTGCTTTTTATTACAACTTGTATTTTTACTTTTATGCAATGCCTTTTGTATTGGCAGATGACGGAATTATCTATGAAAAAGTAGCTGATTTGGTGTTTGAAGGAACCAATTATCCAGGGTATAAAATTTCTTACAAAGCAAATGTAGGTACTTCGCCAGACGATAATTATATAGTGTATTACAATCCTAAAAGATATAAAATGGAATGGCTTGCTTACACGGTAACCTTTAGATCTAAAGCTCCAGTTGATACTTATAAGATGATTAAATATAATTCTTGGGAAAATGTAAATGGTTTTATTTTACCAAAACAAATTACATGGTACTCGAAAGATAAGGATGGTAAACTTGAGCCAACTAACAAAATAGTAGATTTTACAATGCCTTTAATTAGCCAAGGAAAGTTAGCAGATTCATTTTACGAAAAACCAGTGAAATAAATTACAAAAAAAAGTAAGCGTCGTTTTTTTTCAAAACGACGGCTTACCAAGTAAACTAATAAAACCAAGTATTAGTATAAATATTAGAAGTTAGCTTTCTAATATGTTTTTATTCAGAATAAGGTTGATGATTGTAACTCAACACCCTTTTTAATTTCCAAATCTTATTTTCAAAAATCCAAAGGTGTGTAAAATCTGCAATTCCAACAGTTTTAATACACCTTTTTGTTTTTGTTGAAACGTGTGTTTTCCTTTTTGAATAGCGCCATAAATAACGCCATTATTGTTTAATTGATATACTTCTAAAGAATTAGCAACCAATTGTCTGGTGTTGTTTCCTGGGTTGGTACATAGGTTCTTTTTTATAGTATCAATAAATTCTGCCTTGTTTTGAATTCCTCCAACATCATGATAAAACTCAAAATTATCAGCGATAATTGGGCTTATTTTTTCAACTTCACAATTGTTAAACGCTCTTTTAAATATAATACTGTCTTTAGATTTTAATGTTTTAAACAAGGCTGAATTTGTATCAACCTGAGCATTTAAAACAAAGTTGTAAAACAACATCGCCAAAAATAAAAGTACTTTTATTAAAATTGATTTTCTAAAAGGTTCTAAAAAAGAGTCCATAGTTTGGTCGCTTAATTTGTTAAAGTTGATTATTTCTTAGAAATACTTCCGCCAGAAGTAGTTTTTTTATCGATTGATTTTGGGTTTCCTTTAAAATCAATATCACCACCACTTGTTGCTCTTGCTTCTAATTTTTTTGATGCATAAATATTAATATCAGCTCCACTAGTTACTTTTGCTATGGTGTTTTCACTTTCTAATTCATAAGCTTCTATAGAACTTCCGCTTGTAGCGTTAGAAGCATGATTGGTTGTATTTCCAGAAATATGAATGTCAGAACCACTTGTAGAATTGGTTTCTACACTTGTTGCGTTTATTTTAATATTAATGTCTGCACCACTTGTAGCCGAAATAGAAATTTCATCGGTATTTATAACATCTTTTCCGTACACATCACTTCCGCTAGTGGCTGTTAAAAGCGTTAAATCTTTAATGGTAACATGTACTTTTTTGGCTGCTGCTCTCCAGATTCCTTTATCAGCATATATTTTTAATATGCCATCTTCAACTTCCGTAATAATAATATCGTGTAAATTTTCATCAGCTTCTACGGTCACTTTATTTTTAGAACCTTGGGTTATGTAGACATCTAAACCTGTACTTACTTTTATTCCCGTAAATTGATCTGCAATTTTTCTAGTTTTTGTAATTATATTTTTATCTCCGTTAATTCTATTCATCATGTCTACATTACAAGATGTAAAAAGAGTTGTTATAAATAGAATTGCAATAATTTTTGATACTGAATTTTTCATGAGTTTGGTTTTAATTATATTGTAAATGTCTTTTAATAGACGCTTCAAATCAAAGGACGGTTGCTCAATTGTTGTTTTTTATGGTTGAATTGTATTAATTAACTTCCTCTTCAATAATTTCAGTATCTTCTAATTCTACTTCACAATCGGTACATTGTAAGGTTTTATCGGTCATTTTAAAATGATGATTAACCATGTCTTTGTCATAGATATCAGTTTCATTTTTTACATCGTCTAAAAAGTTTTTTATTGAATGATCAAAATAAACGGTGTTTCTTTCTGGAATATACAAAGTGATATTAACTTCTTCATCTTTCCATATATTTTTAAAGTTTGATAAATAATAAGCATCTAAAACAATCGTATTATTGATAACTTCATATTTATATTCAATTCTTTCAGCATTCCAGTTTGCATTGTATCTAGTTTTTCCAGAAGATTCTTTTTGAAGAATGATGTATGCTTCATTAGAATTACTTTTTTTAACATCAACGCTAATGTTATTAGAATATAATTTGTTTATTCCATCTATTTCAATTTGCTGCTTGCGATAACTTCTTCTTAAATTATGTCTGTAATAGATTTCATCATCATTGATCATTTTTAAATTGATGGTATCATTTTCCATAATATTTAAAGCCGTTTTCTTTACAAACTTACCGTCATTAACATGAGTAGTTCCGTATTCTATTCCTGTAAAAATCATCATTAATAAAGCAATTACCCAAACGCCCAAAAGTATTAATGAGGTGGGTTTGCTAATTTTTTTTACACTACTCGATAATATGCGTAGGCCTAAAACAAATAAAATTAAAAACGGAATACCAATTAGTAAAAATGCTGCAATTGTTAATACCCACTTAGGTAAAATTGCGTCATAGAAAAATGGAGGATATTGTAAAAATTCTCCATTCACATTTAAAATCTCTAAACTTCCTACTGAAAACCCACCAATGATTAGTGATAAAATAACTGCACCAGCAATAAATACTAGTAGAATTCCAATAAGTTTACCAACCACTTTAAAGAATACAAGAATAATCTTGCCTATGGTGTTGATGAAATCTTGTAATCCATTATTTTTTTGAGGCTTTCCCGAAAAAGTCTGATTCATTTTTTCTGAAAACTCATTTGCTCCATCTTTAAATTTTTCTGATGCTTTGTTCGCAAATTCTGTTACATTTTCTGAAACATTATTAAACTCTTCACGAATCTTTTTTTCGATATTATCGATGTTAACCGGTTCTCCTTCCATTTGTAGTTTCTCTGCCGTAGTTTTAGCTTCTGGCAATAAAATCCAAAGGATAATGTATAAGATAACTCCAAAACCAGCACCAAAGAAAAGGGCTAATAAACCAAGACGAATCCAGATGGTATCTACATTAAAATAATGGGCAATACCAGAAGCAACTCCACCTAAAAATTTATCGTCACCATCTCTAAATAATTTTTTTCCGGTAGTGTTATTTCTAGTATATGAATAGTTTGCATCACTATATTCTTCTTCAGCACTAGCGTAATCTTCTGGTTGTCCCATAATTTTAATGATATCTTCTATATCACCTTCATTAATCACCTGTCTTGCATCTGTTATTTTTTCTGATAACAATTCGCTAATACGTGCTTCGATATCTGCAATGATTTCATTTTTTCCTTGCGGATCATCGCTCAACGATCTAGAAATAGATTCTAGATATCGTTTTAATTTCTGATAGGCAACTTCATCTATGTGGAAGAAAAATCCGCCTAAATTTATGTTGATAGTTTTATTCATTGGTAGTTGGTTTTTTGCTGATTACTTGGTTTACTGCGTTTACTAAATTACTCCATGTTTTATCTAATTCTTTTATAAACATGCCGCCGTTTTCTGTTAAAACATAATATTTTCTTGGTGGTCCAGAGGTTGATTCTTCCCATCTATACGTTAATAAACCTGCGTTTTTTAAGCGTGTTAATAACGGATATATGGTGCCTTCAACCACAATCATTTCTGCACTTTTTAATGTCGAAAGAATTTCAGAAGTATAGGCATCTCCATTTTTTAAAATGGATAAAATGCAATACTCTAAAACACCTTTTCGCATTTGTGCTTTTGTGTTTTCTATTTTCATTTATTGTGGTTTTAAATGATTATTTAATAAATTTTATAGTGAAAGGATATTTATAATTTTCTCCTTCTTTAGCTTTTAATGCAGCTATAATTATCAATGCAATTTTAATAATGCCTACAATTCCTGCAAGAGATGTAATACCAAAAACTCCAAATAAATTAGAAGCCTCAAAATTGATATTAATATGATTAAAGTTGTCAAAATTATCGAAGTTTCTAAAAATGGATCCAATAAAAACCGGAATAAAAGATAAAGTCAAAATAAATATATACAGAGAATAACTGATATTAAAATTGATTGCCTCTTTGCCATGTTCATCTAAAAAGGTACTTCTGTCTTTTAGCGTTTGCCATGCAATTAATGGTGTAATTATATTACCAAACGGAAATATAAATCCTGCGAAAGCAGAAATATGTATTAAAAAGGCATTGGTGTTTTCGTTATTTTGTTTCATGTTTTGTAAACTATATAATACTTTCTTATGCAAATATATATCTTTAAAAAGGTATTATGCAATGCATAGTACTATAATTAACATTTCCTTAACATTTCCTTAACATTTTAGGTTTTACTATAAAAAGCACTTAAAAAGTCTTGTACCCGTTGTTATTATTGAGTTTTTGTTTCATTTATTTTAACTATCTTGTCAACTTTAATAGTAGTTTTTAAAATTAATTAAATATATAAAATGAAATTTACTCCAAGAAAAGTCAACCTTTTTAACCTGGTAAAATTGCCTTTAGCATATTTAGGAGGCGTAAGAGTGCGCACTATTACAGATACAGAAGTGGTGGTTTCTATAAAATACAGATGGATGAATCAAAATCCGTTTAGAAGTATGTTTTGGGCAGCACAAGGTATGGCGGCAGAAATGCCAACAGGTGTTTTGGTAATGAAGGCAATAGACGATTCTAAAGTTAAAGTATCGATGTTAGTAACTAAGCAAGAAGCTGAGTTTTTTAAAAAAGCAACAGGAAGAATTCTTTTTTCATGTAAAGGAGGGAATGAAATTCGAGAAGCAATTCAAGAATCTATTAAAACAGGAGAAGGTCAGGTTATTGTTTTAATATCCGAAGGAAAAAATAAAGATGGAGTAGTAGTTTCTAGATTTCAATTCCATTGGAGTTTAAGGGTAAAGAAATAGTTTACTCTTTACCTTTATATAGTTCTGGTCTTTCTTCGTTATAATCACATTCTTGAAAAATACCACAAGATACATTTGTACGCGCTAAAGATTTTGTTACTTCAAACTTTTTAGATAAAGCTTCTATTTCTGGAGATAAATATTTCATAATTTTTTTATTTTTTAATTCGTGTATTAAATATAGTTTTTCTTTTTATCACTGCAAAAATATGGCTTTTTCTATTCATAAATAATTTGAAAACGGCTGTTTTGTCTTTATTAACAAAAATTTAAAAGGTTCTTTACATAAACCTTTCATAAGAAGTGATTTGTTAAAAAAGTATACTTATTTAGATTGTAGTAAAATTTACTAAATTTAAAAAATAGTTTTTTGGTGTAACAAATATCCTTTAAAAGCTTCTAATTAATGTATAAACCTTAAAAATTGAATTATGTTTCAAGATAAAATTCCACAAAACCCAAACAATAGAAATGCTCACGAAATAGATTACAAAATCTTTGGAGAAGAAATGCAGTTTGTAGAAATAGAGTTAGATCCGCAAGAAGGAGTCGTTGCTGAAGCAGGTACTTTTATGATGATGGACGACAATATTAAAATGAATACTATTTTAGGTGATGGTTCTAATCAAGAAACAGGTTTATTAGGAAAGATCTTTTCAGCAGGAAAAAGAATTTTAACAGGTGAAAGTCTGTTTATGACTGTTTTTACCAATGATGGATTTGGTAAAAAACAAATTTCATTTGCATCTCCGTATCCAGGTAAAATTGTTCCGATTGATTTAACAGAGTTTGGCGGAAAATTTATCTGTCAGAAAGATGCATTTCTTTGTGCTGCAAAAGGCGTTTCTATCGGAATAGAATTTTCAAAAAAATTAGGGAGAGGTTTGTTTGGCGGCGAAGGTTTTATCATGCAAAAATTAGAAGGAGATGGTTTAAGTTTTATTCATGCAGGAGGAACTATGGCAAAAAAAGTACTACAACCAGGTGAAGTTTTAAAAGTAGATACAGGTTGTATTGTTGGTTTTACCCAGGATGTAGATTATGACATTGAGTTTGTTGGTGGTATTAAAAATACCGTTTTTGGTGGTGAAGGATTGTTTTTTGCTTCTTTAAAAGGGCCAGGAACTGTGTATGTTCAATCTTTGCCATTTAGTCGATTAGCAGGACGAGTTTTGGCAATGGCACCAAGAACAGGAAGTGGAAAACGAGGAGAAGGAAGTGTTTTAGGTGGAATAGGAGATTTATTAGACGGCGATAACCGATTTTAATATGTAGCTTTTATCATTCTGTCATTTCCAGAAAAATCTTTCTTTAACTCTATGTTTTTAAAGCCTTTTTCTTGAAGCATTTCTACAGTCTCTTTTCCAAGATATTGGTTGATTTCAAAAAACAACAATCCGTTTTCAGTAAGATGATTTTTAGCTAAATCTGCAATTTTTTTATAGAAAATTAAAGGGTTTTCGTCATCAACAAACAAAGCAAGGTGTGGTTCGTTTTGTAATATATTATTATTAATTTCTACTTTTTCTAATTCTCTAACATAAGGAGGGTTAGAAATTATGAAGTCATAATTTTTAGGTAATTCTTTAGCTTTTAAAATATCTATTTCAAAGAAAGTAATGTCAACTTTATTTAATAAAGCATTTTGTTTTGCTTTTTTTAAAGCTTCTGAAGAAACATCAATAGCAGAAATAGAAACGTTATTTAAATTCTTGGCCAAAGAAATAGGAATACATCCTGTACCTGTTCCAATATCTAAAATAGTTAGTTTTTTATCTTGATTCTTATTTCTCAATTCTTGAACCTCATTGATTACCCATTCTACCAATTCTTCTGTTTCTGGTCTTGGGATTAACGTATGCTCATCAACCAAAAAAGGAAGGCTAAAAAACTCTGTTTCACCCAAAATATACTGAATAGGTTCTTCTTTTTGAAGTCTTTTTACAATACTTTTTAATTCTGATAAAATACTTTCATCAATTAAAAAGTCTGGTTTTAAAACGGTATCAATTCTTTGTAGGTTCAGTTTTGCTTCTATCAATAGAAAAAAGAAAGAATCAATTTCTGTTTTTGGATATATCGTTGATAATTCACTATTAAAAAAAATACGAAAATTTTGAAGTGTCATAGATAATTTATAATAAAGGGCTTAAAAATCTAGCAAGACGTTCAAGTGTTTTTTGTTTGTTAGATCTGTTTAAGAAATCTTCTAGAGTTACTTTGGTAGCTAAATTCTTTCTTTCATTGAACTCTTTTGATATTTCTGAAGTTATTTCTTTATCAAAAATCAAAGCATTTAATTCGTAATTATGTTCAAAGCTTCTGCAATCAAAATTGGTAGAACCAATAGAGGCAATCTCATCATCAATAAATATAACTTTACTGTGCGAGAAATCGTCCCTTAAATAAATATCTACTCCGGCTTTTAATAAACCTTCAAAATAGGAATACATACTATAGGTAGCCATTTTAGAATCTGTAACTTTAGGTAATAATAAAGTTACTTTTACACCGCTTAAAGCTGCAATTTTAAACGCTTCTAATATCGAATAAGTAGGTATAAAATATGGGTTTAATACACAAATACTCCTTTCGGCTAAATTAATAAGGCTTAAATATTGTTGCATTACAACAGGTTGTTTGTAATCTGGACCGCTAGAAACAATTTGCATTGTCGTATTTCCATCAGCGTTACAAACCTTGTTGTATTTTTCTTTCTGACTTAAATCTATATCTGTTGCGTAGTAATAATCTTTTAAAAAAGTATCGTGTAAATCAGCAACTGCGCAACCAGATATTTGTACATGTGCATCTTGCCAAATCCCTAAATTGGTATCTTCTGTAATATATTCATCAGAAATATTTACGCCACCTGTAAAACCAATTTCATTATCTATAATTGCAATTTTTCTATGATTTCTATAATTTAAAGAAAAAAGAAAACTTCCAAACTTAAAAGGAGTTTCTGGATATATTTTTACACCTATTTCTTTAAGGTGTTGTATCGTTTTTTTGTTTAACGGAAAGGTTCCTATAGAATCGTATAAAATACGGACTTCTACATTTTCTTTTCGTTTTTGTTCTAATAAGTTAATGAGATTGTTGAGGATTTCGCCATTTTCAATAATGTAATATTGTAAATGGATAAATGATTTAGCATTCTTAATAGCTTTAAAAAGTGCTTCAAAAGTTTCTTTTCCGCTTTTTAAGACTACAACATCATTATTTAATTGTAGTGGTAAATTTGTGTTATTAAAAATTAGATTAGATATTTTAGAAGCTTTGTGGCTTCTAAGTACAGTTACATTTTTATTTTTTTCATTTTTGCGATTCTTTTCAATGTAATCTTTCCTTTTTTTAGCCTCTTTAAGTTCAAAGTATTTTATTTTTCTTCTATTAATGCCGAATAAAATAAAAGCAAAAACACCCATGAATGGAAATAAGAGTGTAATTAAAATCCAGCTTAAAGACTTAGAAGGTTTTACACCAAAATATAAAATGTTGTAAAAAGCCCAACTAAATAGTACAAGGTGTATCGATAAGAGAATAGTATATATCAATTTTTATAATTTTTTAAGCATCCAAACAGGGCAAGAATAATGTCCGGTATTTCCCATAGGTTTGTCAAGATTTACAAAACCATTCCTTTTGTACAATGCTTGTGCAGCATTCATATAGGGCATGGTTTCTAAATAACAGTTTTCAAAACCAACTGTTTTTGCTTTTTCTAAGCAAGTATTTATTAATTTAGAACCCAAACCCTTTCCTCGTGTTATTGGTAAAAAATACATTTTTTGAAGCTCGCACGTATTCCCTTCAAAATTATCTAATTGTGCAATTCCTGCGCCTCCAACTACCTTGTTATTATGCTCTACAACATAATAAAAAGAGGTTGGTTTTTCAAAATTTTCAAACATTTTATCAGTAGCTTTGTCTTCATAGGCAGTACCAATTTTTGGTGCCCCCATTTCTAAAAGAACTTCTCTGATTACAGTTGCCATTTGTGCATTGTCTTTAGATTGAATTTCTCTAATGATAAAATCTGTACTTTTCATTTATTACTGTATTTTTGC from Polaribacter sejongensis carries:
- the prmC gene encoding peptide chain release factor N(5)-glutamine methyltransferase, encoding MTLQNFRIFFNSELSTIYPKTEIDSFFFLLIEAKLNLQRIDTVLKPDFLIDESILSELKSIVKRLQKEEPIQYILGETEFFSLPFLVDEHTLIPRPETEELVEWVINEVQELRNKNQDKKLTILDIGTGTGCIPISLAKNLNNVSISAIDVSSEALKKAKQNALLNKVDITFFEIDILKAKELPKNYDFIISNPPYVRELEKVEINNNILQNEPHLALFVDDENPLIFYKKIADLAKNHLTENGLLFFEINQYLGKETVEMLQEKGFKNIELKKDFSGNDRMIKATY
- the cls gene encoding cardiolipin synthase, which gives rise to MIYTILLSIHLVLFSWAFYNILYFGVKPSKSLSWILITLLFPFMGVFAFILFGINRRKIKYFELKEAKKRKDYIEKNRKNEKNKNVTVLRSHKASKISNLIFNNTNLPLQLNNDVVVLKSGKETFEALFKAIKNAKSFIHLQYYIIENGEILNNLINLLEQKRKENVEVRILYDSIGTFPLNKKTIQHLKEIGVKIYPETPFKFGSFLFSLNYRNHRKIAIIDNEIGFTGGVNISDEYITEDTNLGIWQDAHVQISGCAVADLHDTFLKDYYYATDIDLSQKEKYNKVCNADGNTTMQIVSSGPDYKQPVVMQQYLSLINLAERSICVLNPYFIPTYSILEAFKIAALSGVKVTLLLPKVTDSKMATYSMYSYFEGLLKAGVDIYLRDDFSHSKVIFIDDEIASIGSTNFDCRSFEHNYELNALIFDKEITSEISKEFNERKNLATKVTLEDFLNRSNKQKTLERLARFLSPLL
- a CDS encoding DUF6503 family protein: MKKVLLILLLVIAASCKNEAKKDVKKETISEAKIEKFPTELGKVFDAHGGIDAWRKGQVLSFNKGEEVHITDLHSRKIVVNTPEYSLGFDGRDIWSLEEVEGSLKRDPAFYYNLYFYFYAMPFVLADDGIIYEKVADLVFEGTNYPGYKISYKANVGTSPDDNYIVYYNPKRYKMEWLAYTVTFRSKAPVDTYKMIKYNSWENVNGFILPKQITWYSKDKDGKLEPTNKIVDFTMPLISQGKLADSFYEKPVK
- a CDS encoding head GIN domain-containing protein — encoded protein: MKNSVSKIIAILFITTLFTSCNVDMMNRINGDKNIITKTRKIADQFTGIKVSTGLDVYITQGSKNKVTVEADENLHDIIITEVEDGILKIYADKGIWRAAAKKVHVTIKDLTLLTATSGSDVYGKDVINTDEISISATSGADINIKINATSVETNSTSGSDIHISGNTTNHASNATSGSSIEAYELESENTIAKVTSGADINIYASKKLEARATSGGDIDFKGNPKSIDKKTTSGGSISKK
- a CDS encoding GNAT family N-acetyltransferase — protein: MKSTDFIIREIQSKDNAQMATVIREVLLEMGAPKIGTAYEDKATDKMFENFEKPTSFYYVVEHNNKVVGGAGIAQLDNFEGNTCELQKMYFLPITRGKGLGSKLINTCLEKAKTVGFENCYLETMPYMNAAQALYKRNGFVNLDKPMGNTGHYSCPVWMLKKL
- a CDS encoding DUF4442 domain-containing protein; the protein is MKFTPRKVNLFNLVKLPLAYLGGVRVRTITDTEVVVSIKYRWMNQNPFRSMFWAAQGMAAEMPTGVLVMKAIDDSKVKVSMLVTKQEAEFFKKATGRILFSCKGGNEIREAIQESIKTGEGQVIVLISEGKNKDGVVVSRFQFHWSLRVKK
- a CDS encoding nuclear transport factor 2 family protein; amino-acid sequence: MDSFLEPFRKSILIKVLLFLAMLFYNFVLNAQVDTNSALFKTLKSKDSIIFKRAFNNCEVEKISPIIADNFEFYHDVGGIQNKAEFIDTIKKNLCTNPGNNTRQLVANSLEVYQLNNNGVIYGAIQKGKHTFQQKQKGVLKLLELQILHTFGFLKIRFGN
- a CDS encoding PspC domain-containing protein, whose protein sequence is MNKTININLGGFFFHIDEVAYQKLKRYLESISRSLSDDPQGKNEIIADIEARISELLSEKITDARQVINEGDIEDIIKIMGQPEDYASAEEEYSDANYSYTRNNTTGKKLFRDGDDKFLGGVASGIAHYFNVDTIWIRLGLLALFFGAGFGVILYIILWILLPEAKTTAEKLQMEGEPVNIDNIEKKIREEFNNVSENVTEFANKASEKFKDGANEFSEKMNQTFSGKPQKNNGLQDFINTIGKIILVFFKVVGKLIGILLVFIAGAVILSLIIGGFSVGSLEILNVNGEFLQYPPFFYDAILPKWVLTIAAFLLIGIPFLILFVLGLRILSSSVKKISKPTSLILLGVWVIALLMMIFTGIEYGTTHVNDGKFVKKTALNIMENDTINLKMINDDEIYYRHNLRRSYRKQQIEIDGINKLYSNNISVDVKKSNSNEAYIILQKESSGKTRYNANWNAERIEYKYEVINNTIVLDAYYLSNFKNIWKDEEVNITLYIPERNTVYFDHSIKNFLDDVKNETDIYDKDMVNHHFKMTDKTLQCTDCEVELEDTEIIEEEVN
- a CDS encoding TIGR00266 family protein, yielding MFQDKIPQNPNNRNAHEIDYKIFGEEMQFVEIELDPQEGVVAEAGTFMMMDDNIKMNTILGDGSNQETGLLGKIFSAGKRILTGESLFMTVFTNDGFGKKQISFASPYPGKIVPIDLTEFGGKFICQKDAFLCAAKGVSIGIEFSKKLGRGLFGGEGFIMQKLEGDGLSFIHAGGTMAKKVLQPGEVLKVDTGCIVGFTQDVDYDIEFVGGIKNTVFGGEGLFFASLKGPGTVYVQSLPFSRLAGRVLAMAPRTGSGKRGEGSVLGGIGDLLDGDNRF
- a CDS encoding PadR family transcriptional regulator yields the protein MKIENTKAQMRKGVLEYCILSILKNGDAYTSEILSTLKSAEMIVVEGTIYPLLTRLKNAGLLTYRWEESTSGPPRKYYVLTENGGMFIKELDKTWSNLVNAVNQVISKKPTTNE
- a CDS encoding DUF4870 domain-containing protein, with protein sequence MKQNNENTNAFLIHISAFAGFIFPFGNIITPLIAWQTLKDRSTFLDEHGKEAINFNISYSLYIFILTLSFIPVFIGSIFRNFDNFDNFNHININFEASNLFGVFGITSLAGIVGIIKIALIIIAALKAKEGENYKYPFTIKFIK